The DNA segment AAAAAGGGTAGCTCACACGGTCGCCGGGGGGTGTTGCTTGGCCCCGTGGTTGGTTCTATCCCCCTGGGTGGGGGTGTGTTTGGGTGGGCTGGGACTGTTTTTCTCGGGTGGGCTGGGTAGTTCAAGTGCGGTCCTGCTTTGGTTGGGTTGGGGTGAGGGTGACGGTTTGCAGGGCGAGGAGGTGGGAGCAGCGGCGGGTTCTTGCCGGGCATGCGCACCACCAACATATCGTTCTCGACAAACGTCGGCGCGGGTTCGAGTCCCGACCCCGACCCCGGGATCTGGTGTGATGTCGTACATAATTTGCCACAGGTTCAGACCGATGTTCCTGATGGTTGCCGTAGGAGTCCCCGTTTTTTTCGGCGCGTCGACGCCTATACGATCATCATTCAGGCTTCCGAAAGCTCGACCCGTCGCTCGTGCCACTTCTGGCGATCTGATCGACGTGTGGGCGACGGCGGAAACACCAAAATCCCCGCGGGTATTCCGCCTGTAGCTTTGATCGATTCGATCACGAAGTCCTTCGCGATCGCACCGGCAGCAAATCCGGTTTCCGCGTTAACAGCGATATCCACATCGATCTCGCCAGTGCTGAGCACGCCGCCGACGGACGAATCGAACACAATATCGGTCTCGCATTTGAGCATCGCTGTTATCAACTCATCAGACAAAATCTCGAGTCTCTTCTCACTAGCGCGTCGACCCGTAGCATTCGTGACAAAGAATGTGAAACTGAACGTGTACGGCATCATCACTCCTTCCAGCATGTTCTGCTCACCAGCCAACGTCTGACTCGCTTGGCATAGTTAGCATTTGGTGTTAAATGTATCATCTTCCGGTGTTTATCGTCACATGGGCACTTCATCTTGAAGTAAGTGTGACCGCCGCCGCTGATGCGCCATTGTCGCTTTTCCGCGTCTTTCAGCAGCGCTTCAAGTTCCTTAAGACGATGCTTCGGTCTCGTCACAATACCCCACCGTGGCAGCCTCGGTCCGTGTTCTCAACATCGATCCTACACACTCTCACGCGACTATTGCTCGAAAATTGAGAACGCGCACCGGGCAGCTGGTCTCGGTAGGTCAGACAGATCACACCTGCCGCTTCCAGAACAGTGAGCTTCCCTGCCAACACCGTTGGTTTGACGCAGTCCGGTTGGAGATCACGATCATTTAGTCGTTTTCGTATGGAGGGAGGTCCAGATCGTCTTCGTATGGAGGGAGGTCCAGATGGTCAGCGAGCGCTTGGTTGATGTTGCGGAGGTCGGTTTTCCATTGGTTGATCTGGCCGGGTTCGGTGTCCGTGTGGATGAGGTTCTCGAGGCGCTCTCGTTCGTCTCGGAGTTTGCGGAACTCGTCGATTGACTGTTGGTCTGATATTGCCATGGTGTGTGTCCTGACCGATCAGAGTTGGGAGACGCTTGGTGTGCCGGGCTCTGCTTTTTTTTCGCGTTTCCAGAATAACAGGTAGGTGGTGTCTTTGAGTTTCTGCGAGACCGCACCGGCTAGACCCGCCCAGATCGACCGTCGGGCGTGTTCGGGTGCTCATTGGAGCCGGAACCGACCAAACACGGCGCAGAGATGGCCAGAGCGGCTCTGGTCGTGGGCCTGCGGAAGGAAGGGGGAAGCTCTCCCCTGGCGGGTCGAGAAGGCGTCGGGTGGTTACCTGGGTGCGCTTCGTAGTGTGTCATAGCGGGCTTTTGGGTAGAAGATTGGGTAGAAGATCGGGTGTGAGGCTGTCTGTCAGAGCGGAGCCGGAGGCTCAGAACCAGAGAATCCCCTGTATCTATTGGGGATTCTGGTGTCGGAGAGAAGACTCGAACTTCCATGGGCAAAAAGCCCACTAGGCCCTCAACCTAGCGCGTCTACCAATTCCGCCACTCCGACGTGCGAACCGGAAGTATACCGTTTCACGCACCCGTACCAAGTTGCATCACTCGTACAGGCGTACCAGCAGCTCGCACACACAAGCGGGCTTTTGCGAACCTTCCAGCTCGACCGTTACCTCTGTTTTTAGTTGGACGCCGGCTACAACCTCGGTCGCTGAAACGATCTTGGTTCGGAACCTGACCCTGCCACCAACTCGTACGGGCGTTATGAACCGAACCCGGTCGAGACCGTAGTTGATTGCCATCGCAACACCTGCCACCTGCGGCATGGGGGCATATTCTGCAACAAGAGACAACGTTAGAAAGCCGTGCGCGATCGTTCCTCCGAATGGACCCGCAGCCGCTCTTTCTGCGTCGACGTGAATCCACTGTTGGTCGTCGGTGGCATCAGCGAATTGTTGGATTCTCTCCTGTTCAATCACAACCCATTCGCTCACTCCGACCTCGGACCCAACCATCGGACTCAGTAGCTCCAGAAGCGCCACGATCTAGAAGACTTTCCTGACTTCAGGGAAGTGGCAAGACACCCAGTGGCCAGGAGAGAGTTCCGTCAGGACGGGCTCATCAACGTCGCACTTGCCCTTGACCGCGATGGGGCAGCGGGTGTTGAAACGGCAACCCGGCGGCGGGTTTGCTGGTGACGGTATGTCTCCCTCCAGCAGTATCCGCTCACGGTTTCTCTCAAGCACCGGGTCTGGAACAGGAACCGCCGATAGCAGGGCGTGCGTATACGGGTGCATCGGCTCTCTGTACAAGGTATCTCGCTCGGCGAACTCGACGATCTTTCCGAGGTACATCACCGCAACACGGTTCGAGATATGCCGAACTACAGACAGGTCGTGCGCAATGAAGAGATACGTGAGACCGAACTCGTCTTGGAGGTCTTGGAGCAGGTTCAGCACTTGTGCCTGGATTGACACATCGAGGGCGGACACGGGTTCATCAAGAACTAGGAACTTCGGGTTCAGCGCGAGCGCTCTGGCGATTCCAATACGCTGGCGCTGGCCACCGGAGAATTCGTGCGGGTACCGGTTGGTGTGTTCGGGGCTCAGCCCGACGACTGCAAGCAGCTCCTTGACTTTCGTCAGACGATCCCCGACGCTGCCTTCTCCATGGACGATGAGGGGTTCAGAGATGATGCTCGCAACTGTCATCCGGGGGTTTAGCGATGCGTATGGATCTTGAAACACGATTTGCACGTCCCGACGAAGTTGGCGCAACGTAGAGGCATCGGCTGCCGCGATATCGACGACCTCGGTGGTGCCGTCTGCAAGCTCGCGCCGGAAGTAGACCTGGCCTTCCGTCGGTTGGAGTAGGCGCAAAACACAACGGGCCGTTGTCGACTTTCCACATCCCGACTCTCCGACAAGACCGAGTGTCTCACCCTTTTTCACCTGAAAACTGATATCGGAAACTGCCTGCACGGCTCCCACTTGTTTCTTGAAGAAGATCCCGCGCTTAATCGGAAACTCCTTGACGAGATGGTTCACACGCAACAGCACGTCCTCAGGCATGTCGATGGGGTCTGCGGATGGGCCCGAACCGGTCGTGCTGCCCAGGGTCATCGAGCTGCCTCATCCGCACCGATAGCGGTGAGATCCAACTCTGCGGCGCGGTG comes from the Acidobacteriota bacterium genome and includes:
- a CDS encoding MaoC family dehydratase, translating into MVGSEVGVSEWVVIEQERIQQFADATDDQQWIHVDAERAAAGPFGGTIAHGFLTLSLVAEYAPMPQVAGVAMAINYGLDRVRFITPVRVGGRVRFRTKIVSATEVVAGVQLKTEVTVELEGSQKPACVCELLVRLYE
- a CDS encoding dipeptide ABC transporter ATP-binding protein, with protein sequence MPEDVLLRVNHLVKEFPIKRGIFFKKQVGAVQAVSDISFQVKKGETLGLVGESGCGKSTTARCVLRLLQPTEGQVYFRRELADGTTEVVDIAAADASTLRQLRRDVQIVFQDPYASLNPRMTVASIISEPLIVHGEGSVGDRLTKVKELLAVVGLSPEHTNRYPHEFSGGQRQRIGIARALALNPKFLVLDEPVSALDVSIQAQVLNLLQDLQDEFGLTYLFIAHDLSVVRHISNRVAVMYLGKIVEFAERDTLYREPMHPYTHALLSAVPVPDPVLERNRERILLEGDIPSPANPPPGCRFNTRCPIAVKGKCDVDEPVLTELSPGHWVSCHFPEVRKVF